Proteins encoded within one genomic window of Marinobacter halotolerans:
- a CDS encoding ABC transporter ATP-binding protein: MSLTLENLSRVVDGVDYIRDADITFEAGSFNVLLGRTLAGKTSLMRLMAGLDKPDEGRIIYNGDDVTGQSVQQRNVSMIYQQFINYPNLTVYENIASPLRLAKMKESEIDRRVKETANMLQIDPLLKRFPLELSGGQQQRTAMARALVKDATLILFDEPLVNLDYKLREELRAELRDLFRERQCIAVYATTEANEALALGGSTTLLDQGRIVQSGPVMDVYRNPVNTLAAQLFSEPPMNLIKGRVTETEVTFDEYSHHALTHDLARLEPGDYWFGIRPSHIGLVPNNPDDLEMSMEVELSEISGSETFMHVQNRYFEMVMQLMGVHQYHTGSPIKIYLPISKLFVFDKDEKLVFTPAQSKGGSV, from the coding sequence ATGTCCTTAACACTGGAGAACCTCTCCCGTGTCGTGGATGGTGTGGATTACATCCGGGATGCGGACATCACGTTTGAGGCAGGTTCGTTCAACGTACTGCTCGGGCGCACACTGGCCGGCAAGACTTCACTGATGCGCCTGATGGCGGGGCTCGACAAGCCCGACGAGGGGCGCATCATATACAACGGCGACGATGTGACCGGGCAGAGCGTGCAGCAACGCAATGTCTCAATGATCTACCAGCAGTTCATCAATTACCCGAATCTGACGGTCTACGAGAACATCGCTTCACCTCTGCGTCTGGCCAAGATGAAGGAGAGCGAGATCGACCGGCGGGTAAAAGAAACCGCGAACATGCTGCAAATCGACCCTTTGCTGAAGCGATTCCCGCTGGAGCTTTCCGGTGGCCAGCAGCAGCGCACGGCCATGGCCCGGGCGCTTGTGAAGGATGCCACCCTGATCCTGTTCGACGAACCGCTGGTTAATCTGGATTACAAGCTGCGAGAAGAACTGCGGGCCGAGTTGCGGGATCTGTTCCGTGAGCGGCAGTGTATTGCGGTTTACGCCACTACCGAGGCCAACGAGGCGTTGGCACTGGGCGGATCCACAACGCTGCTGGACCAGGGTCGTATCGTTCAGTCCGGTCCCGTCATGGATGTTTACCGTAACCCGGTGAACACTTTGGCGGCGCAGCTGTTCAGCGAGCCACCCATGAACCTGATCAAGGGCCGGGTGACCGAAACCGAAGTGACCTTCGATGAATACTCCCATCACGCATTGACCCACGATCTGGCCCGGCTTGAACCCGGGGATTACTGGTTCGGTATCCGGCCCAGCCATATCGGCCTGGTGCCCAACAATCCTGACGATCTGGAGATGTCCATGGAGGTCGAGCTGAGCGAAATCAGCGGTTCGGAGACCTTCATGCACGTGCAGAACCGCTATTTCGAGATGGTGATGCAGCTGATGGGCGTGCATCAGTATCACACCGGTTCGCCCATCAAGATCTATCTGCCGATCAGCAAGCTGTTCGTGTTCGATAAAGATGAAAAGCTGGTGTTCACCCCGGCGCAGTCCAAAGGAGGGTCAGTCTGA
- a CDS encoding sigma-54-dependent Fis family transcriptional regulator produces the protein MKRKHQPEDSESVIADSWSRCIGYGLHHDHEPEPANLTSEQHEALENGYEALLSTTETEVLPYYDNIMSNSRCLILLADAQARVLKGWGDQRITESHLRPWFRPGANWHEKVAGTNAIGTSIATESPIQVQRNEHFLKLNRSIISSAAPIFDTDRQLVGVLSAFSDAYLPQAHTLGMVRLLSQSVENRLIVRQLGGEHFILTLNTTADNIDSPWSGLIAFDHSGRVIAFNQRANQLLGEALVGRDLSSLFIENRNQILNHSHNAPIRLTTTQRVRLSGLLKRPASMTASVAAPSGPTSRTSSPRPASRQVRDIVSLDEIEHGDPLVRRCADQASKVLERGVPILICGETGVGKEVMVKALHGNSRRQSQPLVSVNCAAIPPELVESELFGYQAGAFTGARAQGSLGLIRKADKGILFLDEIGEMPLAAQSRLLRVLQEREVTPVGSTERIPVDILLISATNRPLAHRIEDGGFRADLYYRINGLSLEIPPLRERMDRGELIRQIYQAHRDEEQPEHLNSEVMAALENHPWPGNIRQLTNIIRVAVAIADGEEVQLWHLPEDFLAEYEGHKVTARKPVFDASTFNESPQGNEGNRDDPMSHTLVIYRQCMGNVSRAAKELSVSRNTLYKRLRELGVR, from the coding sequence GTGAAACGAAAACACCAGCCGGAGGATTCTGAGTCCGTCATCGCGGATTCCTGGAGCAGATGCATCGGCTACGGCCTGCATCATGATCATGAGCCAGAGCCAGCCAATCTCACCAGCGAGCAGCATGAAGCCCTGGAAAACGGCTATGAGGCCCTGCTCAGCACAACCGAGACCGAAGTCCTCCCCTATTACGACAACATCATGTCAAACAGCCGCTGCCTGATTCTGCTTGCGGATGCTCAGGCACGGGTGCTGAAGGGCTGGGGCGATCAGCGCATCACGGAAAGTCACCTGCGACCATGGTTCCGCCCGGGCGCAAACTGGCATGAAAAAGTCGCCGGAACCAACGCTATCGGCACCTCTATTGCCACCGAATCGCCGATACAGGTTCAGCGAAACGAACATTTTCTCAAGCTCAACCGCAGCATCATCAGTTCTGCCGCCCCCATCTTTGATACCGACCGTCAACTGGTGGGCGTTCTCAGCGCATTCAGTGATGCCTACCTGCCACAGGCACATACCCTGGGCATGGTTCGCCTGCTGTCCCAGTCCGTTGAAAATCGCCTGATCGTCCGGCAACTCGGGGGCGAGCATTTTATTCTTACCCTGAACACCACAGCGGATAATATCGACAGCCCATGGTCCGGTCTGATCGCTTTCGATCACAGCGGGCGGGTAATAGCCTTCAATCAGAGGGCCAACCAACTGCTTGGTGAGGCCCTGGTCGGCCGCGACCTGAGCTCTCTGTTTATCGAGAACCGTAACCAGATACTGAATCACTCCCACAACGCCCCGATCAGGCTTACCACAACCCAACGGGTAAGGCTTTCCGGCCTGCTGAAACGTCCGGCCTCGATGACAGCATCCGTTGCTGCCCCTTCGGGCCCGACATCCCGAACATCGTCGCCCCGGCCCGCCTCCCGGCAGGTTCGCGATATCGTCTCCCTGGACGAGATTGAACATGGGGATCCGCTGGTGCGACGCTGCGCCGATCAGGCAAGCAAGGTACTTGAACGGGGTGTCCCGATTCTGATCTGCGGTGAAACCGGGGTTGGCAAGGAAGTCATGGTCAAGGCCCTGCATGGCAACAGCCGGCGACAGAGCCAGCCACTGGTCTCGGTCAACTGCGCCGCCATTCCCCCGGAGCTTGTCGAATCCGAACTCTTCGGATACCAGGCAGGCGCCTTTACCGGGGCCCGCGCCCAGGGTTCGCTTGGCCTGATCCGCAAGGCCGACAAGGGCATTCTTTTCCTTGATGAGATCGGCGAAATGCCGCTCGCGGCACAGTCACGGCTGCTACGTGTGCTGCAGGAGCGGGAAGTTACGCCCGTGGGCTCCACCGAGCGCATCCCGGTGGACATTCTGCTGATATCCGCAACCAACCGCCCTCTCGCTCACCGGATCGAGGACGGCGGATTCCGTGCTGACCTGTATTACCGGATCAACGGCCTGAGCCTGGAAATTCCGCCGCTGCGGGAAAGAATGGACAGGGGCGAACTGATCCGGCAGATCTACCAGGCCCATCGGGATGAAGAACAGCCGGAACATCTCAATAGTGAGGTTATGGCGGCACTGGAGAATCACCCCTGGCCTGGCAACATCCGACAACTGACCAACATCATCCGTGTGGCAGTCGCCATTGCGGACGGCGAGGAAGTGCAGCTCTGGCACCTGCCGGAGGATTTCCTTGCAGAATATGAAGGGCACAAAGTAACAGCGCGGAAGCCGGTATTTGACGCCTCAACCTTCAACGAGTCGCCACAGGGCAACGAGGGCAACAGGGACGACCCGATGAGCCATACACTGGTGATTTACCGCCAGTGTATGGGCAATGTATCCCGCGCCGCGAAAGAACTGTCGGTCAGTCGCAACACCCTTTACAAACGGCTCCGGGAACTGGGCGTGCGCTAA